A region of the Cannabis sativa cultivar Pink pepper isolate KNU-18-1 chromosome 3, ASM2916894v1, whole genome shotgun sequence genome:
TCGATAAATGACCACTCTTGGAGATAATACAAACCCCCGAATGTCAAGTTCTCCAAAGATCTAAAGAACGGTTTTGTTTGTATTGCAACAGAAGAATCAAGACTAGTAGAATGATAAAACTCTGAACCTATTCCTACCACACCACAATACCTAATCCTAAGGTCTTTGAGAGAAGGCAGCTGTCCCAACGACGGCAAGAAGCTGCAATTAGAACAACATGAAATCTCCAACCTTACTAAATTAGACAATCAGCGATGATCTCCCATCCAGTTCGGGAAACTGTTGCCTTTGTAGTTCTCAATTGTAAGTTCCTTCAAGTTTGGATGAGGCTGGAGGACACTGAGTAGCTCTCTTTGTCTTTCTTTGTGCAAGTAATCAGGTTCATGACCATAACCCCATTTCAAAGTTAGCTGACTAAGAAACTTCTTACTCATTAATAATGGTGCATCCGAAACTTCCTCAAGGCTACTCACATTTTCTAGTCCCTTAATATAAAGCTTCCCGTGTAGATTTTGAAACTCTTTCAACAGTTCAATACCACCAGAATCTCTATTTTGTCCCACAACAAATCTATTTAGTGTTTGGAGATTTTGTAGCTTCCCCAATTGCAATGGCATTTCTAATAATCTAGGAACACTAAGATGTCGCAACTTAATCAAATTTCCTATATCATTTGGTAGTCTAGTAACTTCTATACATTGCTCTAACAATAGAGTCTCCAAATTATACAGCTTACAAATTGTATTAGGTATTTCTTCAATATAATTACAATCTAACCTCAAATATCTTAGATACTTCAAATTGCCTATTGAATCAGGAAACTTGTTGATCACACCATTCTGTATAGATAGTACTCTTAAGCGTGGGAATGATTCATGCAACTTAGACAACCATTCTTCACCAAATTCATGGAACAATAATAAGGTGCGCAAGAAGCATTTCTCTTTAGAAAACTCCTCAAAGTTCTTAAGCATACTCGATTCTTCACAATGTAAATGGCGAACCTTGAGAGAACATTTCATACTGTTATTCATCATTACACAAAACTCGCCAGAGATAAACATTGCTAAATCATGTATAAGATCATGCATAAGGAAAGTTTCTTCACTGTCCGATGATGAAGGTTGGAAAAATGACATAGAAAGAAGATAATCGAAATACTCTTCTCCAACTTTTTCAATTCTCTTTCCATTTGTAGACTGAAAAAGACCTTCGGCCATCCATAACAAGACCAtctcttcttttttaaaatgataatcTTTTGGAAATAAAGAGCAATAAGCAAAACATTGCTTTAATGCAGAAGGTAAATGAAAATAACTCAACCACAATGCTGGAAGAATTTCAACTCTTTTCCTTTCGTACAACTCCCATATATCATTGTTTAGGATGCTCTCCCATTCCTCCTTGCTGCGTA
Encoded here:
- the LOC115709016 gene encoding putative disease resistance RPP13-like protein 1, which gives rise to MAAEIVGGALLSAFLDPLVKKLASDVKHFFKRKETILKLLKELETLLSSADMLLIDAEEKLIKDPRVRKWLDDLKDTIYDADDLVYKIDTEALRKEMEGHHESHDSGCSKVLMKLISSSNPLTSFDKDIKFDIEETLGKLKLLLDNKDLGLELVRNHKKPERVCAPSLEESEIYGRDCEKEEIIKLLLLDETTGGDKLSVISIVGMGGIGKTTLAQLVFKDERVNKMFDVKVWITVGDDKVDCMKVMRLIVEKVTSERCEIEEPYDLQEEVKKALSVKKFLFVVDDVWDENRAKWDVLNNCFKSGKHGSKIVVTTRSTVVASIMKTGSTYQLGRLNEAAGWRLFAKHASLVVDSNDYFDLKEVGEKIVDKCKGLPLAIKSIGDLLRGIRSKEEWESILNNDIWELYERKRVEILPALWLSYFHLPSALKQCFAYCSLFPKDYHFKKEEMVLLWMAEGLFQSTNGKRIEKVGEEYFDYLLSMSFFQPSSSDSEETFLMHDLIHDLAMFISGEFCVMMNNSMKCSLKVRHLHCEESSMLKNFEEFSKEKCFLRTLLLFHEFGEEWLSKLHESFPRLRVLSIQNGVINKFPDSIGNLKYLRYLRLDCNYIEEIPNTICKLYNLETLLLEQCIEVTRLPNDIGNLIKLRHLSVPRLLEMPLQLGKLQNLQTLNRFVVGQNRDSGGIELLKEFQNLHGKLYIKGLENVSSLEEVSDAPLLMSKKFLSQLTLKWGYGHEPDYLHKERQRELLSVLQPHPNLKELTIENYKGNSFPNWMGDHR